In Arcanobacterium canis, the sequence GTCGAATAAAACTCACGAGACAATCGGCTTGGGAATTGCGAATGTGGCGTCGGGGCTGTTCGGAGGAATGGCTGGTTGCGGGATGATGGGGCAAACGCTAATCTCTGTCCGAGAAGTTGGCGCTCGCACACGACTGGCCACTTTGATGGGTGGCGTTTTCATTCTTGTTCTCAGCCTTGGCCTTGCGCCGGTGGTTGCCGCCATTCCGACGTCGGCCTTGGCGGCTGTGATGCTCGTTATTGGTATCAAGACCGTGAACTGGAACGTCATGCGACCGGCGACGATTAAATTCATGCCGTGGACCGAATCGATCATTATGTTTGCCACGATGATTTCCGCAATCGTGACGCAAAACTTGGCTATTGGCGTCGGAGTGGGTGTGGTGACGGCAATCATTGGTTTCACGCGGAGAATCACCCACATGGTTCATGTGGAGACTGTGCTTGAAGATGCTCCAGAGGGTGATGGCAAGATCCGTATTTACACAGTACATGGTCAACTTTTTTGGATTTCCGCGACGTCGATGATGAAACATTTCAATTTTGATACCCGTGCGCAGACAATCATTATTGATCTATCTGATGCGGAAATCTGGGATGCCTCTACGGTTGCAACTCTTGACGCTGTGACGCGCAAGTATCGCAATCGTGGCAAACTGGTTGAAATTCGGGGGCTGCACGGGGCAAGTCAAGATCGTTTACGCAAACTCTCAGGGCATTTGGACTAAGTTGCGCAACTGAGATTTGCGGCAGTTGTTCTGGATAGTGGTGTTTTCTATTTTTCTGTGTTGAGCTGGTAGGTGCTTCCGTCCCTACTGCGTTGGAGTATTCCTGCATCTACGCACGCTCTGCGCACACGTGCAACATCTCGAACAAACATTGCGAGAGCACAGTTTAATTCTGATTCGCTGAGTTTAGTGCGTGGGTGAATGCGTGTGAAAACAGTAGTAACGAGCTTGCGGGAAAGAACAAGAATTTGATCCTCGTCTTGTGGAAGAGTATCAATTCTTTTGACGTGTGCAATGAGATCTTCAGATAGGACGTTTTCAAGTTCTGCGATGGTATTTCGCAGGCACGTGGTATCGATTATTCCATTGTGTGCCCAGTCAAATGGAAGATTGTCATTGCTGAAGGAAGTGAAATTTTCGTGGCTCATGAGTAAACGAGCAAGTTTGGCACGAAAATTCGGGTTTGCGATTGATGAGGTGATAATGCGCACGCGTTTGATTGCCTGCGTTTGGTCTTTCCCAAGAGCTGAGTTCACAGTGAAGTCTCCGTTGCGTTTTTCTTGCCGAATGTGAGTACTGCCCACAGAATAACAATAATGGCGGATGAAATAAGGGATGCAGCGAAGAAACCGGCGAATTGGGTAGCGTATCCAACAGCGATGCTCGCTGAGGAAAAATATAGCACCAATATATGTAGTACAGAGTGCAGGAGAAGCCTTTGTTCGGATTTTCAATTCGCCAAGCAGGAGTTTGTTAATGACATTTCTCTCCAGATCTTTCTAAGGGGGGCATTGCATAGAACTCAAACGGGTGAGAATCGCGATAATCTTGCCCCTCCAAAAAATGATGGCGAGCCGATACCCCTCGCTTCTAGTGTCGCCATTTTTGAGAAGAGTGCGAACTCGCTGAGGTCTGATCCTCATGAGAGGTATGCTGGAGATATGTTGCAGGCGTTCTCATCTCGTCAAGTTGCCACTGTTGATGGTCAACAAACTTAAACTTTTGGATACAAGTCAGTAAGATTTTGGAGAAAAAGTGGAGGGGCGCCATTTGTTAGTAACATCTGATCTGGATTGTTATCCATGGTAAAGGCATGTCCTCATACGGTTGAGGTTGTGGTAGTTGGTGCAACCGGTGCGGGTGTCGATTCGCTATCGCCAACAGATGCAGCCAATTTTCGCTATCGTGTTCAACAGCTTTTCTACGAGTTGAGCAATGAATGGCTCAACGAAGAAGTCGAAGGTTATTCTCTTTGGCATACCTTCTACGAAGATGAGGATTTAGATCCCCTTTCTGATGAGATCATGGGGTGCGTCATAACAAATATTTGCTCTGATCGGAATATCCCTATCGCTTTGTTGTACCAATGTTTACAGGTGTGTTTTGATTACTTGCGCGTTACCGACACGCGAGGTTATTTCGTGGAAATTGGTTCGTTTGCACTGGGGAAAAGCCAGACACCAGTGTGGTATCGCAGATTGAGGGAAGATCAACCTTCTCGATTTGCGCGGTTTTTTCGTCAACAGTTGAGTCGTTTTTGTGGTGACATCTCTGAGAAGAATTTGTCATGTTCCCCAATCCCATATTGTCCTGATGTAAGACCTGGTGCGGGCATGGAGATTCTCAGGCAACAGGTGGAAGGCAAGACGCCGGTGGAAGTAGCTGTGGAAACACTGTACGAGCAGGGTACAGAGCGTGAACTTGAGCGCGTAGCTCAATTGTTTATTGGCTATATCAGCCCCGAGCAACCTGTTTTAGATGGGTTTGTTGGTGTAGGGGCAAATAAGTGGACGATAACACGCTCAGAAAATGATAAGAAACAACAAGTTGGCCGTTTAAGCATTCGAGGGTATTTACCGGATTTCAATCCGATTTTCGCCGGAATTGCTACGCGAGGCGCGATCGAATCTTGTCATCTCGCTGGCGTTGCTAATCCGCTGAAAATATCTGTTGAACTGGAATCATATAGATGAAAGCTATGAAATTCTGTGCAGTTCTTCGCGGTATATTTACGGCATGAGGGCTGGTGGAAATGAAATGTGTGGCTCTGAGAAAGGCGATAGGACGCCCCCTCGGAGCCACACTGTCAAGATCTGCTTGCGAACGTCATGTACTGAGAAGTATGTTGCCTCCTCAAGCAATTGAAGCATTCACGTTCAGAATACGAGCGCTATACCTTGGGTAAATGCGAAGGGAAATGCGAATCAGGATCAATCAAGGGATGGGGCTTTGAAACGATAGATGTTCGTTTCGCGCATTTCAAAACCACTGCGTTGGTAGAGCCGATTTGCTGCTTTACGGGATGGGCGAGAGGTAAGATCAATCGACTTCGCGCCGCGCTTATTCGCCAGCTCAACAGCGCTGTCAACTAGCGCGCGGCCAGCACCTTGGCCACGGGCGGCT encodes:
- a CDS encoding DUF2087 domain-containing protein, yielding MGSTHIRQEKRNGDFTVNSALGKDQTQAIKRVRIITSSIANPNFRAKLARLLMSHENFTSFSNDNLPFDWAHNGIIDTTCLRNTIAELENVLSEDLIAHVKRIDTLPQDEDQILVLSRKLVTTVFTRIHPRTKLSESELNCALAMFVRDVARVRRACVDAGILQRSRDGSTYQLNTEK